In the Acaryochloris sp. CCMEE 5410 genome, AAGCTATAGCCTGTAATAATCTCCATCAAGTCCCATAAACGTTCATGAGTCGGTGACATCCTAACTACTGATGAATGGAGCACACCCTATTTGGGTATCATCACGGTTGGAAGAAAAACACGAAAGCATTCAGCTTGCATTGATTCAAGACTTGTTATGGTCACACCAGCAAGTAATGTCAGCCAGCCTCTTCTAGAGAATTTCAACGTTGATACTCCAACAATTCAGCCATGAATACTTTACTGAGATTAAGAGAATGGGTCATTCCAGGGACGATCAGTCTTCTACTGTTAATAGGCTGCTCAAACAAGACAACCCAACTTGAAAGCTCTGGTGATGCCGAAATGGATCAGACGGCAGCGTTTTCTCTATCCATTATTGAGAAGTTAGAAGATCGTCCTACCCTCGAAACCCCTTCCGAGATTGTGAACTATATGACTTCCACCGCTGGTACCGCAGAGCTAACGCCCCCCAGCGAAGAATACGAGCCCGACGCTGCCTCTCAGTATAAAGGACCTCGACCTGCTCAAACGGTCTGGGTTCAATCAGCCCAGCAACCTCGTAATGATTTTTTTCAGAAACATCTTATTCTATCTGCAGATGATTCAGCCGGTGTGATTGTTGCAAATGCCTATCGCAAGGATGGCAATGAGCCATTCTTTACATGGAAATGGCCTGTTAATGATTAAGGTTCCATATCGATGGTTCGCTGATCGAAATCGGAGGGGTTAAGGCATAGCCAAAGACGAAGAATTCTCATATTCTTTCTTTTAAAGCTAGGTCTATGCTGACAACACCAAATATTATGCAAACCTAAACGACCCACCTACTAATAGGAATGGGTTGTTTTCTTGATTAATATTCATAAATAGTCGCAAGGACGATATGACTTCACAATTCTCAGGAATTAGTGGAACTGCAAACCAGTATACATACTGCTATTATCTTTTGGCCTTCACTTTGAGTGATGATTGACATACCCCAGAATGTCTTACTGCAGTAAGGTAATTACTAATTTTTATAGAATCCTGGCATGAACGCATGGCACTTCAAATGCTAAATACTCTACAGTAAAAATAAGTTTTTATCTGTTTGAAGTTTAGCAAGAGGTCCTTTGATGTCTGATTCTTGCTTCTTAGAACCCCACCAAGATTTATATAGTATTTGCCTTCAACAACTACTTCCAATTGCGAGTGAACGAGTACAATCCGTTGACCTGGACTGGTGGAATATTGAAAGTTTTTTAGGCTTGGCTTTCCATATCTTGTTAAGTGAGACGGATTCTAAACTTCGGTCCCAAGTCGCTCAAATAATACCGCTGTTTGGTGCTAAGGCAGTCCCCAACTTAGTCTTCATAGAGCAAGAACACGTCCTGGATGCTGATTTGAAATCTTTGGTCAATTTGACCTTCAGTAAAATTGAGCCTCAGCAACAGGTTATGGGGCTGATTGATATGCTTAAAGCTTGTGAAGATCAGAGCCTTGACTACCTCATCGCCCAAAAATTATGGGAGATAGGAGCTGTAGCAACTGAGGCAGTGGCAACCTTACTAGCAGATCCAGATGAACAAGAGCTTGCCCTAAGACTTTTAGCGCAGTTCCAGCAATTCCATCATCAGCAAGTGGCTAATCTGGAAGCTCTGTTTGAGCACAGCCCAAATTTTGATCCCCCCGGTTCATACGGTGCAATCAAACAAAAAGCAGAAACGCTACTTAAAGCAGCAATGCAAGCGGAGAGTGCGGCTCCTAGGCAGGCTGTGGCACTCTATACGGAAGCACTTCAATTGTGCTCTGACCATGCACAGGCTTATGGGAGTCGAGGTTTGCTACGGGCCATCTTAGGAGACCCACAAGGAGCAATGGCTGATTTCCAGGCCGCTGCGGAGTTATTTCGAGAACAAGGTAAAACGGCGAATGCAGAAATTGCTCTTGGGTATTGTAAAGCAATGGCTCGTCAGTTGCCCCACTTAGATTA is a window encoding:
- a CDS encoding tetratricopeptide repeat protein; the encoded protein is MSDSCFLEPHQDLYSICLQQLLPIASERVQSVDLDWWNIESFLGLAFHILLSETDSKLRSQVAQIIPLFGAKAVPNLVFIEQEHVLDADLKSLVNLTFSKIEPQQQVMGLIDMLKACEDQSLDYLIAQKLWEIGAVATEAVATLLADPDEQELALRLLAQFQQFHHQQVANLEALFEHSPNFDPPGSYGAIKQKAETLLKAAMQAESAAPRQAVALYTEALQLCSDHAQAYGSRGLLRAILGDPQGAMADFQAAAELFREQGKTANAEIALGYCKAMARQLPHLD